The genomic window CTGGCCGACTTCGCCGTCGCCATGGGCGGGGGGCAGATCAAGACCGGCTCGGCCTGCCGCAGCGAGCGCATCTGCAAATACAACCGTCTGCTGGAGATCGAACACGAGCTGGGGAAGGCGGCGATCTTCGAGAACCCGTTGAAACGAACATGAGAGACCGACCCGGCGATGGAGTCCGCCTGAAGGGGCCCGTCAGGACCTGATGACTCCTGAACCGGTGATGGAGTCCACCGCAATCGCTCGTCGAGCTGATGACTCCTGGGAAGCGGGACCGTTCCGTCCGGCCGCAGGACGGCCATGCCGGCGGCCGCCGGAGCGCACGGGACGGAATGCAGAATCAGGGTGCGTCGATGCGGCGCGGGGGATTCACATCCGACTTCCGCGCTCGCGCCCGCGAGCGCGGCGCCAGGCTTGCCGAGGGCCCGAAAGCCCAAACGCCCCTCCCGGGTTTCACACCCCGATCCTCCACCCGACCCGACGGCGATGCACCGGCCCCGGAGCAGGCCGCCATGAAGGCCCGCAGGGTTCGGGGCCGCACGGGGCGGGGAGCGATACGACGGAGGCGGCCATGACGGCATTTTTCGGCAGAGAAAAGGAGACGAGGCGGCTCGTCGAATCCCTGTCCGCGGGCCGGAACGTGATCCTTTCCGGGACCTACGGGATAGGCCGGACGAGCCTCGTGCGGCACGTTGCCCGGGTGATGCAGGGGCGGAGGACATTCCTCTTCGCGGATTTCTCGGACACACCCGACCGCGTCTGCCGCGAGGTCGAACGGCGGTTGACCGCGGGGACGCTCTACCGGAAAAAGGCCGCGGCCGTCCACTACAAGTCGAGGCGCCGCCGGCTGGCGGCAACCGCTGCGAACAGCGGCGAGCCGCACGTGCTGGTGCTGGACAACATCGCGAAGCTGACGGCGCAGAAGCTCAACCTCGTCCGGTTCTGGGTTTCCGCGGGGGCCTTTCAGTTCGTCGCCGTCACGGAGGCATTCCTGGCCGAGGATGAGCTGCGGGCGCTTCGGCTCGCGCTCCTGCCGGCGGACATGATGCGGATCGGGCGTCTGCCCATGCAGGAGGCCATGGAAATGATCCGGGCGCGTGCCGCGGGCCGGTGCCCTCCGCTCTCCGAGGAGGCGCTGAAGGCCGTGGCGTCGGCCGCGCGCGGCTATCCGCTCGGCATCGTCGAGTTGATGCCGATGCCGGGCGCGGCGGGCACCCTGCGGCGCACCGCCCGGCGCGACACCGCGGTCGGGGAGGGGCCGTCCGATGCGTGAAGAGGACCTGATCCGCGACCTCCAGGTCCGGAACTGTCCCGTGTGCCACCATCTCGAACGGGGGATGGAGGACTATTTTGCCGAGCTCCAGGGCCTGCTTTCGCGCAGCGAGGCGGCCCGCGGAGACTTCGCGGATGACGGCGGCCTGTGCCCGCTGCACACCTGGCAGCTGGCGCAGTTCTCGTCTCCGCGGGGGATCGCGAGGGGGCACGAGGCCCTCAGCCGGAAGCTGGCCGAGCGCCTGGAGCATCTGGGTGACGACTGTGCCGCGGGGCAGCCCGTGACGCTTCCCCGGCAATCGGCCGACGGCTGCCGGGCCTGCCGTTTCCTTGCGGAGCGCGAAGCGTCGTATGTGGAGGCGTTCTGCCGTTTCGTGGGGCGCAACGAGAACCTGGAGCACTACAGACGCGCCAACGGGCTCTGCCTGGGACACCTCCGCGCCGTCCTGGCCGGAACGGATGACGGGGCGAGACGGGCCTGGCTCATCCGCGCGGCGGCGGAGCGGCTCCGGGAGATCGGCGAGAGCATGCGGCAGTACGACCTCAAGCTCGGGCAGCTGCAGCGCGAGCGCCTCACGCCCGACGAGAAGGACGCGTACCGGCGGGGCCTCGTCATGCTGTCCGGCGAGCGGAGCGTCGTCAGCCCCTTCCTGAAGGGGCGTTAGGGGGAGGCGGTTTCCATGGAGACGGACATGTCCCATCGCCCGTCGAACCCGCTCGGCGGCAACCATCTCAGGCGCCTGCTGAGCGAATTCAGGCATATGGATGAGCTCTGCACCGAGATGCTCATGCTCTGCGAGGCGAGGCCCACCGGCTCCCCGTTCGAGGAGATCGTGCAGGACCTGCCGGAAGCGAGCCGGGCCGAGCTGCAGCAGCGCGTGGAGAGCCTCCGGCAGCGCCTACGGCAGATTCTCGCGGACAGGCGGATCCCGGTCGAAACGCAGCGTATCCACGCCGCCCACGCGGTGCGGGTGCGGCTGCACCTGCTCGAGATCGCCCTCGACGATCTCCGTCCGGAACGGATGAGGGGCTATGGGGCGCTGACCCCGGCCGGCCGGGAGGAACTCCTGGAAATCATCGAAACGCTCTCAGCCGCCCTGAGACCCCTGTTGAACGCCCATGGAAGCCGACAGGATTGAACCGCCGGGGTTCACCCGCATGAGCGCCAAAGCACTGTTGCCGCAGGACGATGCGCTGAGGCAGCGTGTGGTCCGGTATGTCCTGGACCGGAAATGCCACTCCGGGGGGTTCTGCTTCTACAAGCTGGAGGAGCCCAACGGGTCCGACACGTGGCACGCCCTCTCCACCCTCACCCTCCTGGGCGAGCGGTTCGAAGACCGGGCCACGGTCGACTATCTCCGGGCGATGCAGCGCCCCGACGGCTCCTACGACAGCATCTATGCGGCGTACTACGCGGTCAAGAGCCTCGCCCTGCTCGGCGAAACCCCCGCCCTCGACCCGAGGCCCTACGTGGCGGCCAACCTCGATCACTACCGGTTCGACGCGGAGAGGCTGCCGGCGGAAGTGATCTCGATGTTCAAGCGGACCTCCTGCCTCGTCGATCTTTACGGCTTGCTCGGGATGGATGCCAACGGGCCCCTGCGGGAGAACATGGTCGAGTTCATCCTGGGGTTCCAGAACGACGACGGCGGCTTCGGGCACCTGGGTTCCACGCTCCTCGACACCGCCCGGGCGCTGGCCATGCTCAGGAGCCTGGGTCACCCCCTGGCGGATCTCGGGGCGGGCGCGTTCCTCCGGCAATGCGAGGTCCCCTTCTACGGGTTCACCGACATCCCCCACACGACCCTGTCGTACCTGGAGTACGTCCATGCGGGCGTGCTGGCGTCGTACCTGCTCTGCAGGAGACCGACGTACCTGGGACCCTGCGCGGCCTACGTCCGCAACTGCCAGACCCTCAACGGGGGCTTCTCGCGGACCCCGCAGGGCGGGATCGCCACCCTGGAGAACACCTGGCACGGGGTCCATGCGCTGACGATGCTTTCGACCTGGATGGAATGATGGCCGCGCGCTTTTTTTGTCCCGGATGCTGGCGGGAAATCGCGGAGGGGGAGGGTCGGTGCCCGCACTGCGGGTATGCCCTCGAGGCGTATCAACGTCTTTCCTATGAGCAAAAGCTGATGCGGGCCCTCGGCCACCCCGTCCGGGAAAACCGCATGATGGCCATCCGCATCCTGGGGGATCTGAAGTCGCAGGCGGCGGTCCCCGCCCTCGGGGGCCTGCTCGACGGGGAACGGGATTATTACGTGATCCGCGAGGCGGTCGTCGCGCTCCGCAAGATCGGCGGGCCGCAGTCGCTCCGCAGGATCCGGAGCCTGCAGAGGCACCCCTCCCGGATGGTCCGCAGGCTCTCCCGTGCGGCCCTGGGAAACGGGGGAAACGGGGAGAGCGCCAGGGGCTGAGTGCATGGGCGGCCGGGGAGAATGGGACAGGCTCCAGCTCGAACTGTGGGACGCCTTTCATCGGAAAGGATGCCCCGTCTGCTCCGCCGCCGTCGCCGGAAAAATTTTCCTTGAAATCCTCCCGTGCATCTGCTAATCAGCCACGCACCGGTGATGGAGTCCGCCGAAAACGCCGCAGCAGGCTGATGACTCCTGCAAAAGAAGACGGATTTCTGGAGCAGGGATCGATTCGGCAGCCATGCGCGTTGCGGTGAGCGAAGGGGCGGGGACTGACGCCATCACGGTCAGGGTGTTGCGTGTGCCATCCGCGGCCCTGAAGGGTCCGCATTCCTCCGCTTCGATCAATCCCGAAACAGATTGCGCGACAGGCCGGAAGACCGGCGATTCGTGCCGGCCTGCAGCGAGGGTCCCTGTCTGCCGGCCGCTGCCGAATGCGTGGGAGGTGCATCCGTGGTCGACTTGATCGTCTTCAATGTGATCCAGGTGCTGGTCGTCATGGCCTTCGCGCCCCTCGTCAAGGGGGTTCTCAGCCGTCTCAAGGAGAACGTCCAGTCCAAGCGCGGGCCGAGCATCTTCCAGCCGTACCGGGACATCTGGAAACTGTTCCACAAGGATGAGGTCGTCTCGGAGCAGAGCTCCTGGATTTTCCGGTTCACGCCGTACATCGTCTTCGTGACCCCCATCTTCGTGGCGCTCCTGATCCCCGTCCTGACGGGCTACCCCCTGTTCTTCGCGTTCATGGGGGACATGCTGGGCGGGGGGTTCATCCTGGCCCTCGGCGGTTTCTTTGCGACGCTGGCCGCGATCGACGCCGGAAACCCCTACGGGGCGATGGGGGCAAGCCGGACCCGGATGGTCGGTTTCCTGGCCGAGCCGGTTTTCATGATCGTCTTCTTCACCGTCTCCTTCATCGCGGGCTCGACCATCCCCTACATCGTCCACAAGCACTGGGTGACGCCCCTGGCCAACTTCTTCGAGCCCGCCCACGTGCTGCTCATGATCGCCTTCCTGATGCTCATCCTCGCCGAGGCGGGGCGGATCCCGGTCGACAACCCGTCGGGCCATTTCGAACTGGCCATGGTGGACGAGTCCCGGGGGCTCGAATACTCGGGCCGGGGGGCCGCCCTCATGAAGTGGGGCGGGTCGATGAAGTTCTTCGTCCTGTGCTGCATCTTCCTGAATGTCGTGGTCACCCCGTGGGGGCTGGCGGCGGGCCGGGGGATCGGGGAGGTCCTGCTTTCCATTCCCCTGGTGCTGGTGAAGATCCTCGCCCTGGTGGTCGTCCTCGTGGTCATCGAGTCCTCGCTGGCGAAGCTCAGACTCTTCCGGATCACGGAATTCCTGGGTGCCGCTTTCGCCACGTCGATCGCCGCGATGATCACCCGGTTGCTGATGCTGTAGAGGAGGTGCGCATGCCGGATCCCCACTCGATCCTGTCGACGGTCGCCATGCTGAATGCCCTGGCGGGCGGGCTGTTCCTGCTGACGGCCTTCAGCCTGGTCGCCATCCGCCAGGTCCTGACGTGCCTGAGGGTCTACGTCTTCCAGTCCGTCCTTCTGGCCCTGTCGGCCCTGCTGCTCGGCTGCCAATACGCCTCGGTCCACCTGCTGGTCGTCGCGGCCATCACCCTGGCGATCAAGTCCCTGCTGATCCCCTGGCTTTTGCGCCGCACGGTGAGCCACGAGATCTACGCGCGCCGGGAAATCTCGCAGGTCGTGAACATCCCCGCGTCGCTGCTGATCGCCGTCGCCATCGCCATCTTTTCCTACTTCATCGCGACACCGCTTCTCGGGGCCATCGACGGGACCGTGGAACGGATCAACCTGCCCATCGGGATGGCCGGCCTCTTCCTCGGCGCCTACACCATCACGGTCCGCCGGGAAGCCGTCCCGCAGCTCATCGGGATCCTCGCGATGGAAAACGGCGCCTTCTTCGCCGGCATCTCCATCGCCCCGGGGCTGCCGCTCATCGCCGAGCTGGCCGCGGCGTTCGACGTCCTCATCATCGCCCTGGTCATGGGGCTGCTGACGCGGAAGATTCACGAACGGGTCGGAACCACGGCCGTGGGGGACATGACGGCCCTGAGGGAGGAATAATCGGTCATGGAGCTCCTGAGCATTCTCGTCATCGCCGCCGCGGCATCGGTCCTCTCGCTGTTTCCCGCCGGCAGGAAGCTGGCCCCGGCCGTCACGGTCCTCGGCTCGCTGGCGATCCTCGTCCTGTCCGTCCGGACGGCGTTCCTGACCCTCTCCGGGCAGGACGTCACGGCCGTCCCCGACTGGGTCTCCTGCGACAGCTTCGGGGCATTGATCCTGCTGCTGGTCGCATTCGTGGGCTTTTCGGCCGCCGTGTTCTCCTGGGGATACATGGAGAAGACGGTCGGCCCCCGCGAGGAGGGGCGGATCCAGCGCTACTATTCCCGGTTCAACCTCTTCCTGCTGTCCATGCTCGCCGTGCCGGTCTTCTCGCAGGTGGCCCTCGTCTGGATCGCCATTGAGCTGACCACCCTGCTGTCGGTCTTTCTCGTCAGCTTCGAGTCGACGCCGGAGGCGCTCGAGGCGGCCTGGAAGTACGTCGTCCTGACCTGCATGGGGGCGGCCATCGCCCTGCTCGGCGTCCTCATCCTCTACTGGGGCATGAGCGCCGTCTCCCGGGAACCCTTCACGTGGGCCGGCCTGATCGCCGCGGCCCCCCGGATGCCGCCGGTCATCCTGAGCACGGCGTTCTTCTTCATCCTCGTCGGGTACGGCACCAAGGTGGGGCTCGTCCCGCTGCACACGTGGCTCCCCGATGCCCACAGCCAGGCCCCGTCGCCTGTCTGCGCGCTGCTGTCCGGCGTGGAGACCACGACGGTCCTGTACGCCATCATGCGCATGACCCCGCTGTTCCAGGGGGCACAGGCCGGCACCGCATCGCTCTGGTTCATCATCCTCGGCATGCTGTCCGTCGGCACGGCGGCCTTCCTGCTGATCCAGGCGAGGGATTACAAGCGGCTGTTCGCCTTTTCGACGGTGGAGCACATGGGGATCATCCTGGTTGCCGCCGGGTTCGGCGGATACGGCGCATTCTTCGGGGCGGCCCTGCAGATGGTCAGCCATGCCGTCACCAAGTCCCTCTGCTTCTTCTCCGCCGGCGCAACGCTGCTGTCGACGGGCAGCCGGGACATTGCGTCGGTCCGCGGGCTCATCCGGACCTCGCCTGCGGCCGGCGTTTTCCTCATGATCGGCGGGCTGGGGATCGCCGGGGCCCCGCCGTTCGCCGTCTTCCTGAGCAAATTCGCCATCCTGAAGGCGGGGATCGACCAGGAGCACTACGTCCTGACGGCGTTTCTGGCCGTCTTCATCGTGGTGGCCTTCTTCGGCATCATGTACCAGGTCAACCGCATGGTGTTCGGCAAGCCCCCGGTGCCCGACCGGGTCAGCCTGCCGGCCGCCTGCATCGCGACCCTGTCGCTGGCGGCCCTGCCGGCCGTGCTGCTGGGCTTCTACATTCCCGAACCGCTGCAGACGCTCCTGCACCTTGCAGCCTCTTCCCTCGGGAGGTGATCGGACATGAGTCTTCCGTTGCACAACACCATCAGGCCGGAGGATCTTCCCGGGGCGGCCGAGCGGCGGTGGGCCGACGGCGTCAAGGCCCGGCTCGATCCCGACAGGCTGCTCTGCGAGATGACCTGCGGAAAGCGCCTGGCGGCGGATGTCTGCCGCTGGCTCTTTGCCGAGCTGGGCTACACCTTCGCGACGATGGTCGTCGAGGAGGGATCGTCCGAGTGGCTTCTCCGCTACATCTTCTATGGCTCCCCCGGGGGAGGCCAGGTTCACGTGCGGCTCGCCCTGGCGAAGCCCGAGATGCAGGTGCCCAGCATCAGCCGGTTCGTCCATGCCGCCGACTGGCACGAACGGGAGACGGAGGATCTTTTCGGCCTCACCTTCGAGGGTCACCCGCGGCTGGGCGACTTCGTCCTGCACGAGCAGTGGCCCGAGGGCGTCAACCCCATGCGGGCCGGATTCGACGCCACGGCGCCTTTCGTGCCCAGGGAGATCGGCCCCGAATGGCATCCCCCGGGCATCGTGCAGGCACCCGGCGCCTTCATGATGCCGATCGGCCCGGTGTACTCCGATGCCGCCGAGTCGGCCCACTTCCTCCTGGAAACGGTGGGGGAGGACGTGATCCGGACCATTCCCCGCTTCTTCTACAAGTATCGCGGCGTCGAGAAGATCGCCGAGGGGGCCCCCGTGGACCGGGTTCTGCTGCTCTCCGAGCGGTTTTCCGGCACATCGGCCTTCGCCCATTCCCTGGCGTTCTGCCAGGCCGTCGAGGAGATCGCCGGGATCGAGATTCCGCGGAGGGCCGGGGCGCTGCGGGTCCTACTCGCGGAGCTGGAACGGTTCCGCCACCACGTCGGGGCGATTGCGGCGATCTGCGGCTCCACGGCGCTGGCCGTCGCGACCAGCCAGGCCTCGATCCTCGAAGAGGAGGCCCTCCGGCTGACGGCCGCCGTCACGGGGCACCGGTACCTGTTCGGCCTGAACATCCCCGGCGGCCTGTCCCGCGATTTCAGCGACGCGCACTGCCGGTCGCTCTCCGAGGGGGTTGAGGGCCTCCTGGCCAGACTCTGCGACCTGAAAGGCATGCTCCGGTATTCCAGCAGCTTTCTGGACCGGATCGAGGAGGTGGGAATCGTCACCCGGAAACAGGCCGTCGACTACGGCCTGGTCGGGCCCATCGCCCGCGCGTCGGGGATCGCCCGCGACATCCGGAAGGTGCTGCCGTACGCGGACTACGAGCGCTACGCCTTCGACATCCCCTGCGAAGAGGAAGGGGACGGCTATGCCCGCCTCCGGGTTCTCTTCAGCGAGGCGGAGCAATCGGCGGGCATTCTCAGGCAGGCGGCCGCATCCCTGCCGGCCGGCCCCGTCTCGGCCGGCCCTGTTGCAATCCGTCCGGGCGCATCCCTCGGCCGGGTGGAGGCCCCGAGGGGCGCCGCCTTCCACTGGGTCCGGATCGGGGAGGGCGGGCGGGTGGCCCGGTATCGCCTCACGACGCCGTCCTTCACGAACTGGCATGGGTTTCACCTGGCCGCGGAGGACTTTGCTTTCCAGGACTTTCCGATCATCATGGCCACGTTCGGGTTGTCCAACGCCGAGAGCGACCGATAGGAGGACGACATGCTGAACTGGGTGTTGAAGGGTCTGAAAACGGGCATCGTCTCGACGGGCTATCCCGACCGGGAGGAAACTGCCCCGGGTGTCTCGCCGGGGCTGCCTGCGGGGCAGCAACCGGCGGGCCCGGCCGCCGGGCGCTGCCTGACCGGGGCCCTGCGCCTCGGCGGGGCAGAGCTGCAGGTGGACCGGGCGCGGTGCGTCCACTGCTTCCGCTGCATCCGGGGGACGGAGAGCCCGGCCGATTGGCAGCCCGGCTACGAGTGGGCCGCCCGTGCGGCCGGCGACCGGACGGCGGGCTGGGTCCCGGGGAGCCAGTTCGGCCGGTCCCTCCACATCCGGGTCGTCGACGCCGGGGCCTGCGGGGCGTGCCTGAGCGAGATCGAGCAGCTCAACAAGCCCCACTACAACATGCATCGCCTGGGGTTCTTCCTCACCCCGACGCCGAGGGAGGCCGACGTGCTCCTCGTGGCGGGCCCGGTGACCGAGCACATGAAGACGGCCCTCCGGAAAGCCTATGAGGCCATGCCGACGCCGAAGGGGGTCATCGCCGTCGGGGCCTGCGCGCTCTCGGGAGGGGTCTTCGGTCCCAGTTTCGCCTCGGGCGCGGGCGTCCGGGACGTCATCCCCGTCGACGTCGTGATCCCCGGCTGCCCCCCGCCGCCCCTAGCCATGCTGCACGGCCTGCTCCTGATGGTCTCGAGGAGCGGGACGCCTGCGGTCACATCCCTGAAATCCCAGGCAGGAGGTCGCCGTGATGGTTGAGACCGGAACCATTTTCACCCTGTTCCTGTTCCTCTGTGCCGCCGGCATGGCGCTGGCCGCCGTGACGCCGGACCGCCG from Syntrophaceae bacterium includes these protein-coding regions:
- a CDS encoding AAA family ATPase, whose protein sequence is MTAFFGREKETRRLVESLSAGRNVILSGTYGIGRTSLVRHVARVMQGRRTFLFADFSDTPDRVCREVERRLTAGTLYRKKAAAVHYKSRRRRLAATAANSGEPHVLVLDNIAKLTAQKLNLVRFWVSAGAFQFVAVTEAFLAEDELRALRLALLPADMMRIGRLPMQEAMEMIRARAAGRCPPLSEEALKAVASAARGYPLGIVELMPMPGAAGTLRRTARRDTAVGEGPSDA
- a CDS encoding HEAT repeat domain-containing protein, producing the protein MRALGHPVRENRMMAIRILGDLKSQAAVPALGGLLDGERDYYVIREAVVALRKIGGPQSLRRIRSLQRHPSRMVRRLSRAALGNGGNGESARG
- a CDS encoding formate hydrogenlyase subunit 4 gives rise to the protein MVDLIVFNVIQVLVVMAFAPLVKGVLSRLKENVQSKRGPSIFQPYRDIWKLFHKDEVVSEQSSWIFRFTPYIVFVTPIFVALLIPVLTGYPLFFAFMGDMLGGGFILALGGFFATLAAIDAGNPYGAMGASRTRMVGFLAEPVFMIVFFTVSFIAGSTIPYIVHKHWVTPLANFFEPAHVLLMIAFLMLILAEAGRIPVDNPSGHFELAMVDESRGLEYSGRGAALMKWGGSMKFFVLCCIFLNVVVTPWGLAAGRGIGEVLLSIPLVLVKILALVVVLVVIESSLAKLRLFRITEFLGAAFATSIAAMITRLLML
- the nuoB gene encoding NADH-quinone oxidoreductase subunit NuoB, with the translated sequence MLNWVLKGLKTGIVSTGYPDREETAPGVSPGLPAGQQPAGPAAGRCLTGALRLGGAELQVDRARCVHCFRCIRGTESPADWQPGYEWAARAAGDRTAGWVPGSQFGRSLHIRVVDAGACGACLSEIEQLNKPHYNMHRLGFFLTPTPREADVLLVAGPVTEHMKTALRKAYEAMPTPKGVIAVGACALSGGVFGPSFASGAGVRDVIPVDVVIPGCPPPPLAMLHGLLLMVSRSGTPAVTSLKSQAGGRRDG